Proteins encoded in a region of the Ancylobacter sp. SL191 genome:
- the rutR gene encoding HTH-type transcriptional regulator RutR, which produces MAGATRSKRAPTPPRTDDTAAPEAPEPARPVRRSSRSAEPRTPRRRKRIEAKRTAILDAALMLFSRHGLHGTTVEQIAEQAQVSKTNLFYYFGSKDEVYVAALSRLLDQWLDPLRSLDLDSDPVAGIGEYIRRKILFSRTHPEASRLFCFEIVQGAPLLRRELETSLKELVDAKAEVIRAWTAAGRLAPVDPHHLIFSIWATTQHYADFAVQIDALLNTGLDDEAFAEEAARNIQRIILDGVRVRTGG; this is translated from the coding sequence TTGGCAGGCGCCACTCGATCAAAGCGCGCGCCGACGCCGCCCCGCACCGACGATACCGCCGCCCCAGAGGCGCCGGAGCCCGCCCGCCCGGTTCGCCGCAGCTCCCGCTCGGCCGAGCCGCGCACCCCGCGCCGGCGCAAGCGCATCGAGGCCAAGCGCACCGCGATTCTCGATGCGGCGCTGATGCTGTTCTCCCGCCACGGCCTGCACGGCACGACGGTGGAGCAGATCGCCGAGCAGGCGCAGGTGTCGAAGACCAACCTGTTCTACTATTTCGGCTCGAAGGACGAGGTCTATGTCGCCGCGCTCAGCCGGCTGCTCGACCAGTGGCTCGACCCCTTGCGCAGCCTCGATCTCGACAGCGACCCGGTGGCCGGCATCGGCGAATACATCCGCCGCAAGATCCTGTTCTCGCGCACCCACCCGGAAGCCTCGCGGCTGTTCTGTTTCGAGATCGTGCAGGGCGCGCCGCTGTTGCGCCGGGAGCTGGAGACCTCGCTCAAGGAACTGGTCGACGCCAAGGCCGAGGTGATCCGCGCCTGGACGGCGGCGGGACGGCTCGCCCCGGTCGATCCCCACCACCTGATCTTCTCGATCTGGGCGACCACGCAGCATTATGCGGACTTCGCGGTACAGATCGACGCGCTGCTCAATACGGGGCTGGACGACGAGGCCTTTGCGGAGGAGGCTGCACGCAACATACAACGCATCATTCTCGATGGCGTGCGCGTGCGAACGGGCGGCTGA
- a CDS encoding cytochrome b — protein MPIAYDRVARLLHWTVAALILVQFATGWSWGYFERGSDPRFYLFRLHLFSGYAVLGLVVLRIVWRLTHPAPPLPAGMPRWQHILAHATHGVLYLAILIQPILGAVTTSAFGKSLGTGRIHVALAYGIAALVVVHVGAALWHHFVRRDGLILRMLPARR, from the coding sequence ATGCCGATTGCCTATGACCGCGTTGCCCGCCTGTTGCACTGGACGGTGGCGGCCCTCATCCTCGTGCAATTCGCCACCGGCTGGAGCTGGGGCTATTTCGAGCGGGGATCAGACCCGCGCTTCTATCTGTTCCGGCTGCATCTGTTCTCCGGCTATGCGGTGCTTGGGCTTGTCGTGCTGCGCATCGTCTGGCGGCTGACGCACCCGGCGCCGCCGCTGCCCGCCGGAATGCCGCGCTGGCAGCACATCCTCGCCCACGCCACCCATGGCGTTCTGTACCTCGCCATCCTCATCCAGCCGATCCTCGGGGCGGTGACGACCAGCGCTTTCGGCAAAAGCCTCGGCACCGGGCGCATCCATGTGGCGCTCGCCTATGGCATCGCGGCGCTGGTGGTGGTGCATGTGGGCGCCGCGCTGTGGCACCATTTCGTGCGGCGTGACGGGCTGATCCTGCGCATGCTGCCGGCGCGACGCTGA
- a CDS encoding esterase-like activity of phytase family protein, producing MLYSAGVSRAVIAGLLLLWAGGAQAQVAPIEVNATAIPVDRFEPGGARRFGPLEFRGGLVLSSPAADFGGISGLVIQPDGANFRAITDKGMWLAGRIEAEGDRPTGISGALMAPIQAAKDRTLARDGRGDVESLARTATGYVVGIERQQEVWSFPAGPLTAPGKRLIADPALMGLGNNQGPEALLAPPGATPAPIIVIGEESPSDPGVLPGFLFDPGAKPALTGRFTITRVDEFSATDAAISDDGQVYLLERRYDALRGVALRLRRFPLSEIREGAAITGETLLQANRAASIDNMEAIALHRNAAGELILTLMSDDNFSPLQRTLLLRFAVVE from the coding sequence ATGCTTTATTCAGCGGGTGTTTCACGCGCGGTGATTGCCGGGCTGCTGCTCCTCTGGGCCGGTGGGGCGCAGGCCCAGGTCGCCCCCATCGAGGTGAACGCCACGGCTATCCCCGTTGACCGTTTCGAGCCCGGCGGGGCGCGGCGCTTCGGCCCGCTGGAGTTTCGCGGCGGGCTGGTGCTCTCCTCCCCCGCGGCGGATTTCGGCGGCATTTCCGGGCTGGTCATCCAGCCTGATGGGGCGAATTTCCGTGCCATCACCGACAAGGGCATGTGGCTGGCCGGGCGCATCGAGGCGGAGGGCGACCGGCCGACCGGTATCAGCGGCGCGCTGATGGCGCCGATACAGGCCGCCAAGGACCGCACGCTGGCGCGGGATGGGCGTGGCGACGTGGAATCGCTGGCGCGCACGGCGACGGGCTATGTCGTCGGCATCGAGCGGCAGCAGGAGGTCTGGAGCTTTCCCGCCGGGCCGCTGACCGCGCCCGGCAAACGGCTGATCGCCGATCCGGCCCTCATGGGTCTCGGCAATAATCAGGGGCCGGAGGCGCTGCTGGCGCCGCCGGGCGCCACGCCGGCGCCCATCATCGTCATCGGGGAAGAGAGCCCATCCGATCCCGGCGTGCTGCCGGGCTTCCTGTTCGATCCGGGTGCGAAGCCCGCGTTGACGGGGCGATTCACCATCACGCGCGTGGACGAGTTCTCCGCCACTGACGCCGCGATCTCCGATGATGGGCAGGTCTATCTGCTGGAGCGGCGCTATGATGCGCTGCGCGGCGTTGCCCTGCGGCTGCGCCGTTTTCCGCTGTCGGAGATCCGTGAGGGTGCGGCGATTACCGGCGAAACGCTGCTGCAGGCCAACCGTGCGGCGTCCATCGACAACATGGAAGCCATCGCCCTTCACCGCAACGCGGCGGGCGAGCTCATCCTCACGCTGATGTCGGATGACAATTTCTCGCCGCTCCAGCGCACGCTGCTGCTGCGTTTCGCGGTCGTCGAATAG
- a CDS encoding queuosine precursor transporter, which translates to MKIAGTEVSATRLAIPVAAMMAVVAASNVLVQHPVEYLGLAEVLTWGAFTYPLAFLVNDLTNRRFGPAVARQVVYAGFALAVVLSIWLATPRIALASGSAFLVGQLLDIGVFNRLRRLSWWHAPLAGSLLGSAIDTVLFFSLAFAGDVDMSGPVTYATTGITVPLWVGLAFFDFLVKVACALLALIPYGALMGWLKPWNGQQVRGTFAR; encoded by the coding sequence ATGAAGATCGCCGGCACCGAGGTTTCGGCCACGCGCCTCGCCATCCCCGTCGCCGCCATGATGGCGGTGGTGGCGGCCTCGAATGTGCTGGTTCAGCACCCCGTGGAGTATCTCGGCCTCGCCGAGGTGCTCACCTGGGGTGCTTTCACCTATCCGCTCGCCTTTCTCGTCAATGACCTGACCAACCGCCGCTTCGGCCCGGCCGTGGCGCGGCAGGTGGTCTATGCCGGCTTTGCGCTGGCGGTCGTGCTGTCGATCTGGCTGGCGACGCCGCGCATCGCGCTGGCCTCGGGCTCGGCCTTTCTGGTCGGCCAGCTTCTCGACATCGGCGTGTTCAACCGCCTGCGTCGCCTGAGCTGGTGGCACGCCCCGCTCGCCGGCAGCCTGCTCGGCTCGGCGATCGACACGGTGCTGTTCTTCTCGCTCGCCTTCGCCGGCGATGTCGATATGTCCGGCCCGGTGACCTATGCCACCACCGGCATCACCGTCCCGCTCTGGGTTGGCCTTGCCTTCTTCGACTTCCTGGTGAAGGTCGCCTGCGCGCTGCTCGCGCTCATCCCCTATGGCGCGCTGATGGGCTGGCTCAAGCCCTGGAACGGCCAGCAGGTTCGCGGCACCTTCGCCCGCTGA
- the rpmB gene encoding 50S ribosomal protein L28 has protein sequence MSRRCELTGKAVLTGNLVSHSNRKTRRRFLPNLVNVTLTSDVLKRSVKLRVSANALKTVDHRGGLDAFLAKASIDELSPKAAELKRAVAKASVAAAA, from the coding sequence ATGTCCCGTCGGTGCGAACTTACCGGGAAGGCGGTTCTGACCGGCAATCTCGTGAGCCACTCTAACCGCAAGACCCGTCGCCGGTTTCTCCCGAACCTGGTGAACGTGACGCTCACCAGCGACGTGCTGAAGCGTTCGGTCAAGCTGCGCGTGAGTGCCAACGCTCTCAAGACTGTCGATCATCGCGGCGGCCTCGATGCGTTCCTCGCCAAGGCTTCGATCGACGAGCTGTCGCCGAAGGCTGCCGAGCTGAAGCGCGCCGTGGCCAAGGCCTCGGTTGCCGCCGCGGCCTGA
- a CDS encoding DUF3108 domain-containing protein has translation MHRFGLSALLALAGSGVAASAHADGRLEARYTLSLAGLELGRAALLLEVDERSYTASGSARLTGMAQAVSPGKGTAGARGAVARGALEPRAFAMEAESDRKAEAIRLVMSRDTVTEMRVEPPVSESPDRVPVTDKDKKGILDPMSAALIMVPGGDDALSEKACDRVLSIFDGRQRYDLQLSYERMEDVKAEKGGYAGPSVVCRIAYRPVAGHKPNRAGVKYMMNNKEMFVWLAPIAGTRMLVPFRASVNTAIGVAQIQAESFVSEPMVGRGAKPTRAQVP, from the coding sequence ATGCATCGCTTTGGCCTCTCGGCGCTCCTTGCGCTCGCCGGTTCCGGCGTAGCGGCATCCGCTCACGCGGATGGGCGTCTTGAGGCGCGCTACACGCTCTCGCTGGCGGGTCTGGAACTCGGCCGCGCGGCGCTGCTGCTGGAAGTGGACGAGCGCTCCTACACAGCGTCCGGCAGCGCCCGCCTCACCGGCATGGCGCAGGCGGTCTCGCCCGGCAAGGGCACTGCGGGCGCGCGCGGGGCGGTCGCCCGTGGCGCGCTGGAGCCGCGCGCTTTCGCCATGGAAGCCGAGTCCGACCGCAAGGCCGAGGCGATCCGCCTCGTCATGAGCCGCGACACCGTCACCGAGATGCGCGTCGAGCCGCCGGTCTCGGAATCGCCGGACCGCGTGCCGGTGACCGACAAGGACAAGAAGGGCATTCTCGACCCCATGTCCGCCGCCCTTATCATGGTGCCCGGCGGCGATGACGCGCTGTCGGAAAAGGCCTGTGACCGCGTGCTATCGATCTTCGACGGGCGCCAGCGCTACGACCTCCAGCTCTCTTATGAGCGAATGGAGGATGTGAAGGCGGAGAAGGGCGGCTATGCCGGCCCGAGCGTGGTCTGCCGCATCGCCTATCGCCCGGTCGCCGGCCACAAGCCGAACCGTGCCGGCGTCAAATACATGATGAACAACAAGGAAATGTTCGTCTGGCTGGCGCCGATCGCCGGCACGCGGATGCTTGTGCCGTTCCGTGCCAGCGTGAACACCGCCATCGGCGTCGCGCAGATCCAGGCGGAGAGCTTCGTCAGCGAGCCGATGGTCGGCCGGGGCGCCAAGCCGACCCGCGCGCAGGTTCCCTGA
- a CDS encoding helicase-related protein → MNIAPPGKAPYPRIQALPPSLRARGVTAVLGPTNTGKTSLAIERMLGHSSGLIGLPLRLLAREVYQRLVERAGEGQVALITGEERIKPANPRFWVSTVEAMPRDLDVAFVALDEIQISADLDRGHVFTDRLLNRRGREETLLLGAATMRPLVEKLLPGVNILVRPRLSQLTFAGEKKLTRLPRRSAIVAFSADEVYAIAELIRRQRGGAAVVLGALSPRTRNAQVELYQNGDVDYLVATDAIGMGLNLDVDHVAFAGNVKYDGWQFRRLNPGEIAQIAGRAGRAQRDGTFGTTGRCEPFDAELVERLEAHAFEPHRVLQWRNSALDFGSIEALHRSLSVVPREEGLTRAPTAEDVLVLEAMARDPAIRRHAQGANAVERLWEACQLPDYRKVSPASHSDLVSTVYDDLMRLGRISTDWFAKQVALADRTEGDIDTLSGRIAQVRTWTFAANRPDWLDDPDHWRGVTRRVEDRLSDALHERLAHRFVDRRTSVLMRRLRENAMLETEITKTGDVIVEGHVIGHLLGFQFAADASAGGPEAKALRTTAQKALSGEIEARAAKLAEAADDAFVLSADGTLRWIGDPVAKLIPGEEVLTPRLKIIADEHLTGPARDAVQARLDLWLKSHIEKLLGPLLALGKAEDITGIGRGIAFQLVESLGVLERHKVAEEMKSLAQEARAVLRGHGVRFGAHHIYLPALLKPAPRALAAQLWALKHGGLQQKGLDELPHLAASGRTSIPVDPEIQKGLYRAVGFRVAGERAVRVDILERLADLIRPALAWRPGASGEKPAGAFDGSGFLATVAMTSLAGCAGEDFASILRSLGYRMERRPAPVETAPVEAAPAEPAAVEVVSDTSEAPAEVPVGTDVVFDQTVEPALEPEAVAEAVAPVAAEPVEITADVTAVSGEVFTDPVFDQTVEPALEAAVETPVEASAEEASAAAAAAEVAAEAPAEPAMIEIWRPGRPPGQNRPGHRGKGGPARSGRAEAPAGDAAAGAAAPAREGEAGRGEGGRRPFRDDRRPEARAPRPEGGGPAFRSSAAP, encoded by the coding sequence ATGAACATCGCCCCGCCGGGCAAGGCCCCTTACCCCCGCATCCAGGCGCTGCCGCCCTCGCTGCGCGCGCGGGGCGTGACCGCCGTGCTCGGCCCGACCAATACCGGCAAGACCAGCCTCGCCATTGAGCGGATGCTCGGCCATTCCTCCGGCCTCATCGGTCTGCCGCTGCGCCTGCTCGCCCGCGAGGTGTATCAGCGCCTGGTCGAGCGCGCCGGCGAGGGGCAGGTGGCGCTCATCACCGGCGAGGAGCGCATCAAGCCGGCCAATCCGCGCTTCTGGGTGTCCACCGTCGAAGCGATGCCGCGCGATCTCGACGTCGCCTTCGTTGCGCTGGACGAAATCCAGATTTCCGCCGATCTCGACCGTGGCCACGTCTTCACCGACCGCCTGCTGAACCGGCGCGGGCGGGAGGAGACGCTGCTGCTCGGCGCCGCCACGATGCGCCCGCTGGTGGAGAAGCTGCTGCCGGGCGTGAACATTCTGGTGCGCCCGCGCCTCTCCCAGCTCACCTTCGCCGGCGAGAAGAAGCTCACCCGCCTGCCGCGCCGCTCGGCCATTGTCGCCTTCTCGGCGGATGAGGTCTACGCCATCGCCGAGCTGATCCGCCGCCAGCGCGGCGGGGCGGCGGTGGTGCTCGGCGCGCTCTCTCCGCGCACCCGCAACGCGCAGGTCGAGCTCTACCAGAATGGCGATGTCGATTATCTCGTCGCCACCGACGCGATCGGCATGGGCCTGAACCTTGATGTCGATCACGTCGCCTTCGCCGGCAATGTGAAATATGACGGCTGGCAGTTCCGCCGGCTCAATCCCGGCGAGATCGCCCAGATCGCCGGCCGGGCCGGGCGTGCACAGCGCGACGGCACCTTCGGCACCACCGGGCGCTGCGAGCCGTTCGACGCCGAGCTGGTGGAGCGCCTGGAGGCCCATGCCTTCGAGCCGCACCGCGTTCTGCAATGGCGCAACAGCGCGCTTGATTTCGGCTCCATCGAGGCTTTGCACCGCTCGCTGAGCGTGGTGCCGCGCGAGGAGGGGCTCACCCGCGCACCCACCGCCGAGGATGTGCTGGTGCTCGAGGCGATGGCCCGCGATCCCGCCATTCGCCGCCACGCGCAGGGCGCGAACGCGGTCGAACGGCTGTGGGAGGCCTGCCAGTTGCCGGACTACCGGAAGGTATCTCCGGCCTCCCATTCCGACCTCGTCTCGACCGTCTATGACGATCTGATGCGCCTCGGACGCATCTCGACGGACTGGTTCGCGAAACAAGTGGCCTTGGCGGACCGGACGGAAGGTGACATAGACACGCTGTCGGGGCGCATTGCGCAGGTTCGTACCTGGACCTTCGCGGCAAACCGGCCGGACTGGCTCGACGACCCGGACCATTGGCGGGGTGTCACACGGCGTGTGGAAGATAGGCTTTCCGATGCGCTTCACGAACGGTTGGCCCACCGTTTCGTGGATCGACGGACCAGCGTGCTGATGCGGCGCCTGCGAGAGAATGCGATGCTCGAAACTGAAATCACCAAGACCGGCGACGTCATTGTGGAAGGCCATGTGATCGGCCATCTGCTCGGCTTCCAGTTCGCCGCCGATGCGTCGGCCGGTGGGCCCGAGGCGAAAGCCTTGCGCACTACCGCCCAGAAGGCGCTGTCCGGCGAGATCGAGGCACGCGCTGCGAAGCTCGCGGAGGCGGCGGACGATGCGTTCGTGCTCTCCGCCGACGGCACGCTGCGCTGGATCGGCGATCCGGTCGCCAAGCTGATCCCCGGCGAGGAGGTGCTGACCCCGCGCCTCAAGATCATCGCCGACGAGCATCTGACCGGCCCCGCCCGCGACGCGGTGCAGGCGCGCCTCGATTTGTGGCTCAAGTCGCATATTGAGAAGCTCCTCGGCCCGCTGCTGGCGCTCGGCAAGGCCGAGGATATCACCGGCATCGGCCGTGGCATCGCCTTCCAGCTCGTCGAGTCGCTCGGCGTGCTGGAGCGCCACAAGGTCGCCGAGGAGATGAAGAGCCTCGCGCAGGAGGCCCGCGCGGTGCTGCGCGGTCATGGCGTGCGATTCGGCGCCCATCACATCTACCTGCCGGCGCTGTTGAAGCCGGCGCCGCGCGCGCTGGCCGCCCAGCTCTGGGCTCTCAAGCATGGTGGCCTGCAGCAGAAGGGGCTCGATGAGCTCCCGCACCTTGCCGCCTCGGGCCGCACCTCGATTCCGGTCGACCCGGAGATCCAGAAGGGCCTCTACCGCGCCGTCGGTTTCCGCGTCGCCGGCGAGCGGGCGGTGCGCGTCGATATTCTCGAGCGCCTCGCCGATCTCATCCGCCCGGCGCTCGCCTGGCGGCCAGGAGCTTCCGGCGAGAAGCCGGCCGGCGCCTTTGACGGCTCGGGCTTCCTCGCCACCGTCGCCATGACCTCGCTGGCCGGCTGCGCGGGCGAGGATTTCGCCTCGATCCTGCGTTCGCTCGGCTACCGCATGGAGCGCCGCCCCGCCCCGGTCGAGACTGCGCCCGTCGAAGCCGCTCCGGCCGAGCCGGCTGCGGTCGAGGTGGTGTCGGACACGTCCGAGGCGCCCGCTGAGGTGCCGGTCGGCACCGACGTTGTCTTCGACCAGACGGTCGAGCCTGCGCTGGAACCGGAGGCCGTCGCTGAGGCTGTCGCGCCGGTTGCCGCCGAGCCGGTCGAGATCACCGCCGATGTCACGGCCGTCAGCGGCGAGGTCTTCACCGATCCGGTGTTCGACCAGACCGTCGAGCCGGCGCTGGAGGCGGCTGTCGAGACGCCTGTGGAAGCGTCGGCCGAGGAAGCGTCGGCGGCGGCTGCCGCGGCTGAGGTTGCTGCCGAGGCGCCGGCCGAGCCGGCCATGATCGAGATCTGGCGTCCCGGCCGTCCGCCGGGCCAGAATCGTCCGGGCCATCGCGGCAAAGGCGGGCCCGCCCGTTCCGGCCGCGCCGAGGCTCCGGCCGGTGATGCTGCCGCCGGCGCCGCGGCTCCTGCCCGCGAGGGCGAGGCTGGCCGTGGTGAGGGTGGACGTCGTCCGTTCCGCGACGACCGCCGTCCCGAGGCGCGCGCGCCGCGTCCCGAGGGGGGAGGCCCAGCGTTCCGGTCGTCCGCCGCGCCGTGA
- a CDS encoding nicotinate-nucleotide adenylyltransferase, with protein MPTTGPAPLAAATRIPPLTPGMRIGLYGGSFNPPHAAHRAVSLLALKRLRLDRVWWLVTPGNPLKDNHGLPPLDERLAQARAMADHPALIPTGLEAGLGTRFTYDTVATLVRRYPQVRFVWLMGADNLTSFHRWQRWKDLTALLPIAVIDRAGCSLKATASPAAGALGRFRINEAQAATLADRAAPAWVFLHGLKSPLSSTALRRQGMGRAGGGPTATLVEK; from the coding sequence TTGCCGACCACAGGGCCGGCGCCGCTGGCGGCCGCGACCCGCATTCCCCCGCTCACGCCGGGGATGCGGATCGGGCTGTACGGCGGCAGCTTCAACCCACCCCATGCCGCCCATCGCGCGGTGAGCCTGCTGGCGCTGAAGCGCCTGCGGCTTGACCGGGTGTGGTGGCTGGTGACGCCGGGCAATCCGCTGAAGGACAATCACGGCCTGCCCCCGCTCGATGAGCGGCTGGCGCAGGCGCGGGCGATGGCGGATCACCCGGCTCTCATCCCCACCGGGCTGGAGGCGGGGCTCGGCACCCGCTTCACCTATGACACGGTGGCCACGCTGGTGCGCCGCTATCCGCAGGTGCGGTTCGTCTGGCTGATGGGGGCGGATAATCTCACCTCCTTCCATCGCTGGCAGCGCTGGAAGGATCTGACGGCACTGCTGCCCATCGCGGTGATCGACCGGGCGGGCTGCTCGCTGAAGGCCACGGCCTCGCCGGCGGCGGGCGCGCTCGGGCGCTTCCGCATCAATGAGGCGCAAGCGGCCACGCTGGCGGATCGGGCGGCACCCGCCTGGGTCTTCCTGCATGGATTGAAGTCGCCCTTGTCCTCTACTGCGCTGCGGCGGCAGGGCATGGGAAGAGCCGGCGGCGGCCCCACGGCCACGCTGGTTGAAAAATGA
- the rsfS gene encoding ribosome silencing factor, whose translation MALSAAASSPATAPVSEPRYDAEEILALALARLDDDKAEDIVSIELRGKTTIADYMVVASGRSQRHVGAIADHLVEALKERGVKGIRVEGMPSCDWVLIDANDIIVHVFQPEVRGFYNIEKMWSGAHPGGATKGVAAALPSTPHG comes from the coding sequence ATGGCGCTCTCAGCAGCCGCCTCCAGCCCGGCGACTGCACCCGTCTCCGAACCGCGTTACGACGCCGAGGAGATTCTTGCCCTGGCCCTGGCCCGTCTTGACGACGACAAGGCCGAGGATATCGTTTCCATTGAACTGCGCGGCAAGACCACCATCGCCGACTATATGGTGGTGGCGTCCGGCCGTTCCCAGCGCCATGTCGGCGCCATCGCCGATCACCTTGTCGAGGCGCTCAAGGAGCGCGGCGTCAAGGGCATCCGGGTCGAGGGCATGCCGTCCTGCGACTGGGTGCTGATCGATGCGAACGATATCATCGTCCACGTCTTCCAGCCGGAAGTCCGCGGCTTCTACAACATCGAGAAGATGTGGTCGGGCGCCCACCCGGGCGGCGCGACCAAGGGTGTGGCCGCGGCCCTGCCCAGCACGCCGCACGGCTGA
- the rlmH gene encoding 23S rRNA (pseudouridine(1915)-N(3))-methyltransferase RlmH, protein MRLVIVAVGRLKAGPERELCARYIDRTAKGGRALGLSGPDVLEIGESQARRPEDRMAEEGAGIIGALAAETAVMGLDPRGAELSSEQLAADIAALRDRGVRALSFLIGGADGLSPAARGRADRLIAFGRATFPHQLVRVMMAEQLYRATTILAGHPYHKA, encoded by the coding sequence GTGCGACTGGTGATCGTTGCCGTGGGCCGGCTCAAGGCCGGTCCCGAGCGGGAGCTGTGCGCACGCTATATCGACCGGACCGCGAAGGGCGGGCGTGCGCTCGGCCTGTCGGGCCCGGATGTGCTTGAAATCGGCGAAAGCCAGGCCCGCCGCCCCGAGGACCGCATGGCCGAGGAGGGCGCCGGCATCATCGGCGCGCTCGCGGCCGAGACGGCGGTGATGGGGCTCGACCCGCGTGGGGCCGAACTTTCCAGCGAACAACTCGCCGCCGATATCGCCGCCTTGCGCGATCGCGGCGTGCGCGCGCTATCCTTCCTGATTGGCGGCGCGGACGGGCTGAGCCCGGCGGCGCGGGGGCGGGCCGACCGCCTCATCGCTTTCGGACGAGCGACGTTCCCACACCAGCTTGTTCGCGTCATGATGGCCGAGCAGCTTTACCGCGCCACCACCATCCTCGCCGGCCACCCCTACCACAAGGCATGA
- a CDS encoding murein hydrolase activator EnvC family protein — protein MPERRRLTYPSPAASTGRGAHGRVFKDGWLKRGVALSLALTLAVPLVAPAAIVPARAQTADAPSSPEAPDAPADPRQRMEQLDTDIKGSAAEQERLATEIAAIKGDRAKLNSALIDTALKVRDVEGKLDASEQRLIQLGREAADIRESLDARRDTLADVLGGLSRLGQRPPPALLVRPDDALQSVRSAILLGAVLPELKAETELLASELAAQERVRQETARERDALAELKVSLAEERRRTAALVDERQASLEAGEAALRSEQQRAAALAAEAGNVRELVDRVEKEIAAARKAADAAKAAPTETNQGPAARLAALQNPARLSPGIPFDTAKGMLPLPAGGAILKAFGTEDGYGGQEKGISFGTRVEAQVSAPADGWVVYAGPFRSYGQLLIINAGGGYHILLAGMDKITVGLGQFVLSGEPVAVMGQGPQLVSSVGLGTAQPILYVEFRKDGNSIDPTPWWATSESEKARG, from the coding sequence ATGCCCGAGAGACGCCGACTCACTTACCCGTCCCCCGCCGCCTCCACCGGGCGCGGCGCGCACGGGCGCGTTTTCAAGGATGGCTGGCTGAAGCGGGGCGTCGCGCTGTCGCTCGCGCTCACCCTTGCCGTGCCGCTCGTCGCTCCTGCCGCTATCGTCCCGGCCCGCGCCCAGACGGCAGACGCGCCGTCCTCCCCGGAGGCACCTGATGCGCCGGCCGATCCGCGTCAGCGCATGGAGCAGCTCGACACCGACATCAAGGGCAGCGCCGCCGAGCAGGAGCGCCTCGCCACCGAGATCGCCGCGATCAAGGGCGACCGCGCCAAGCTGAACAGCGCGCTGATCGACACCGCGCTCAAGGTGCGCGACGTGGAGGGCAAGCTCGACGCCAGCGAGCAGCGCCTCATCCAGCTCGGCCGTGAGGCGGCGGACATCCGCGAGTCGCTGGACGCCCGGCGTGACACGCTGGCCGATGTGCTCGGCGGCCTCTCCCGGCTCGGTCAGCGTCCGCCCCCGGCCTTGCTGGTGCGCCCGGACGACGCGCTGCAATCGGTCCGCTCGGCCATTCTGCTCGGCGCGGTGCTGCCGGAACTGAAGGCCGAAACGGAATTATTGGCCAGCGAACTCGCCGCACAGGAGCGTGTGCGGCAGGAAACCGCCCGCGAGCGGGACGCTCTCGCAGAATTGAAGGTCTCGCTGGCGGAGGAACGCCGGCGCACGGCGGCGCTGGTGGATGAGCGCCAGGCCTCGCTGGAAGCGGGCGAGGCGGCGCTGCGCTCGGAGCAGCAGCGCGCCGCCGCCCTCGCCGCCGAGGCGGGCAATGTGCGCGAGCTGGTCGACCGCGTGGAGAAGGAAATCGCCGCCGCGCGCAAGGCTGCTGACGCCGCGAAAGCCGCGCCGACCGAGACGAATCAAGGCCCGGCGGCCCGGCTCGCGGCGCTGCAGAACCCCGCGCGGCTCTCGCCGGGCATCCCGTTCGATACGGCCAAGGGTATGTTGCCGCTGCCGGCGGGCGGGGCGATTCTCAAGGCGTTCGGCACCGAGGACGGCTATGGTGGACAGGAGAAGGGCATCTCCTTCGGCACCCGCGTGGAGGCGCAGGTCTCGGCGCCGGCGGATGGCTGGGTGGTCTATGCGGGGCCTTTTCGCTCTTATGGGCAACTCTTGATCATCAATGCCGGCGGCGGATACCATATTCTTCTGGCGGGAATGGATAAGATAACCGTGGGTCTGGGACAGTTCGTCCTCTCGGGCGAACCGGTGGCGGTAATGGGTCAAGGACCGCAGCTTGTGTCATCGGTCGGCCTTGGAACCGCCCAACCCATTCTCTATGTCGAGTTCCGCAAGGATGGTAACTCGATCGATCCAACGCCCTGGTGGGCGACGAGCGAGAGCGAAAAGGCACGCGGATGA